In Acidianus brierleyi, one genomic interval encodes:
- a CDS encoding cobalt-precorrin-4/precorrin-4 C(11)-methyltransferase, producing the protein MKVFLIGVGPGDPELLTLKAYRIIKESDVIFYTGSLISPEIKEFFVNKESFDTSKMTIDEITDKVYNRLLENKKVSILHDGDPSIYGAISEQIYSLENKGINVEIIPGISSFQLSSSLLGLELTCPQGPQSIIITRLPYRTNYEKKLLLSKNASIIIFLSIHLIDKVKQQLLEVFPEDFPFAVVYHAGWKDQKIVTGVIKDIDKVVKSNKIYKTALILISECLKRIERHSNLYSENFTHSYRRSTK; encoded by the coding sequence TTGAAGGTCTTTCTAATTGGTGTTGGTCCTGGAGATCCCGAGTTATTGACGTTAAAGGCCTATAGGATAATTAAAGAATCTGATGTCATTTTCTATACAGGATCATTAATAAGTCCTGAAATTAAGGAGTTTTTTGTAAATAAGGAATCTTTTGATACCTCTAAAATGACTATAGATGAAATCACAGATAAAGTTTATAATAGACTCCTAGAAAACAAAAAAGTCTCAATTTTGCATGATGGAGATCCATCAATTTATGGTGCAATTAGTGAGCAAATATATTCACTCGAAAATAAGGGTATAAATGTGGAAATAATTCCAGGGATAAGTTCATTCCAACTTTCATCTTCTTTATTGGGACTCGAATTAACTTGCCCTCAAGGACCTCAAAGTATTATAATAACTAGATTACCATATAGAACAAATTATGAAAAGAAACTGTTATTATCGAAAAATGCGTCTATAATAATTTTTCTTTCTATTCATTTAATAGATAAAGTGAAGCAGCAACTCTTAGAAGTTTTTCCAGAAGATTTTCCATTTGCGGTTGTATATCATGCTGGATGGAAAGATCAGAAGATAGTAACTGGTGTAATAAAAGATATAGATAAAGTAGTTAAGTCAAATAAAATTTATAAAACGGCATTAATACTAATAAGTGAATGCTTAAAAAGAATTGAAAGGCACAGTAATCTTTATTCTGAGAACTTTACCCACTCATATAGGAGATCAACAAAATGA
- a CDS encoding SAM-dependent methyltransferase, with translation MKLFGIGVGPGDPELLTLKAYRIIKESDVVIVPFSSKKITYNIVKDLIANKDIIKFDLPIRKGEEAYKKLIENIRGYNKVAYLTLGDPAFYSSFYRLAKFLEPYEVIPGITSFSWCSAINKIPIALGKENVLITTQYQENDKIDNIILMKNQDKFGVSCGNGYFTVSLIKKHPYY, from the coding sequence ATGAAACTATTTGGTATAGGCGTTGGTCCTGGAGATCCCGAGTTATTGACGTTAAAGGCCTATAGGATAATTAAAGAATCTGATGTAGTAATAGTTCCATTTAGTTCCAAAAAGATAACTTATAACATAGTGAAAGATCTTATAGCAAATAAGGATATTATAAAATTTGATCTTCCTATAAGAAAAGGTGAGGAAGCTTATAAAAAACTAATAGAAAATATTAGAGGCTATAATAAAGTTGCATACTTAACTTTAGGAGATCCGGCATTTTATAGTTCTTTCTATAGGCTAGCAAAATTTTTAGAACCTTATGAGGTTATCCCTGGAATTACGTCTTTTTCGTGGTGTTCTGCTATAAATAAAATACCTATAGCATTAGGCAAAGAAAATGTTCTAATAACTACACAATATCAAGAAAATGATAAAATAGATAATATAATCTTAATGAAAAATCAAGACAAATTTGGAGTATCGTGTGGTAACGGATATTTTACAGTTTCCCTTATCAAAAAACATCCTTATTATTGA
- a CDS encoding rhodanese-like domain-containing protein has product MQVIENYSSPYFRHIIDLPASIVRKLWKKNQITLVDVRTPEEYEDHHIPGALLIPLDYLEILSKYIQDKEIAVVCEHGNRSRYATYGMPHLYKKKTINMLGGMMSWISMGYEIESGIDENGIKWQEWLDKEINQ; this is encoded by the coding sequence ATGCAAGTTATAGAGAACTACTCTTCTCCATATTTTAGACATATTATAGACTTACCTGCGTCTATAGTGAGGAAATTATGGAAAAAAAATCAAATAACATTAGTTGATGTAAGAACTCCAGAAGAGTATGAAGATCATCATATACCCGGCGCTTTGTTAATACCTTTGGATTATCTAGAGATTTTATCTAAATATATTCAGGATAAGGAGATCGCAGTAGTATGCGAACATGGCAATAGGTCCAGGTATGCTACATATGGTATGCCTCACTTATACAAGAAGAAAACTATTAATATGCTAGGAGGTATGATGAGCTGGATTTCAATGGGATATGAAATAGAAAGTGGAATAGACGAAAATGGTATAAAATGGCAAGAATGGTTAGATAAGGAGATAAATCAATAG